In Cicer arietinum cultivar CDC Frontier isolate Library 1 chromosome 1, Cicar.CDCFrontier_v2.0, whole genome shotgun sequence, one DNA window encodes the following:
- the LOC101502062 gene encoding protein LlR18B-like produces the protein MAFVHSFQVERLTFVPLDKLFRDVKRNAFHVIPKLDQIILRVQTLQGDGSPGTLLNVIKKPQEGIISKNVVLKVDEIDEAEKKYGYSVVGGTDFDETMTERISYKIKLEESDDSDGCIANISIEFHGKERRNMSDEQVVEQTDVQGFYLFDDIIEVTQEA, from the exons ATGGCCTTTGTTCATAGTTTCCAGGTGGAACGCCTAACTTTTGTCCCTCTGGATAAACTCTTCAGAGATGTTAAAAGAAATGCTTTTCATGTCATCCCAAAGCTGGATCAGATCATCTTGAGAGTTCAAACCCTTCAAGGAGATGGAAGCCCTGGTACCCTCCTCAACGTAATTAAGAAACCTCAAG AGGGTATAATCTCGAAGAATGTGGTGCTCAAAGTTGATGAAATCGACGAGGCTGAGAAGAAATATGGATACAGCGTAGTTGGGGGGACAGATTTCGACGAAACCATGACGGAGAGGATTTCATACAAAATAAAGTTGGAGGAGAGTGATGATTCTGATGGCTGCATCGCAAATATCTCAATCGAATTCCACGGCAAAGAGCGTAGAAATATGTCTGATGAACAAGTTGTTGAGCAAACAGATGTCCAGGGCTTTTACCTCTTCGATGACATTATTGAAGTCACTCAAGAAGCCTGA